In Treponema vincentii, a single window of DNA contains:
- a CDS encoding RHS repeat domain-containing protein: protein MKTNYFYSQRASPLPRTAIEAEILFAACVMQVRFLKRPSGKTPLKKNSSGKKIEAESAVPILVYLCIVLIVHKYRQSAKESCSLKRNTVSEVFPLSARIAGSGKTKPFEKRRSRYKETAENKAEAYRVYVEHLFSACDAVDARIFSKGDGNMTRKMSTTNLPGARGNAYPKAELDYELTYEYDPAYAHRLVHAGNRYYRYDANGNITAEKDGPFTEEDEFVFTYNYDPDTDVYGTDYGFGLDAPKETEESHPENLFAYRRNYTWNEKNLLTKSSDRSYTVHYRYGEDGQRALKYTEEGRSETLYFNNFYTIHIPVQDKNNPQGLRVHKHIFVGNSRLVTAMTHTDNNGDNAEQREKRYYYHSDHLGSAQFVTDWRGRQYEHIEYTPYGELWIEEVSAGLDKLPFRFTGKEMDEETGLYYYGARYLDPKYSRWLSGDPALSEYIPKAPIDDEAKKHNENLPGMGGVFNVVNLHLYHYAGNNPVKYTDPDGKSPLSLLIPNPEKISKEDARKWIDDNVCTNNFGFLICQDMYTKSFRGDTSDYVKGKDTYIATAMRNDTDAYANKIIKTRLKAGITEGSGGTTSWTKNDLKLSVGSCGFSWKLDSYDEKNKIATVTVTVTDIFDFNKDDKGNRDADAEKLTALGRKAELSSYNVEVTYELQIKVSIPLTEEK from the coding sequence GTGAAAACAAATTATTTTTATTCACAGCGTGCTTCTCCTCTCCCCCGGACAGCGATTGAAGCAGAAATCCTTTTTGCCGCTTGTGTAATGCAGGTGCGGTTTTTGAAGCGGCCGAGCGGAAAAACACCGCTTAAAAAAAATAGCAGCGGCAAAAAGATTGAAGCGGAAAGCGCGGTGCCGATACTTGTGTACCTTTGCATTGTATTGATAGTACACAAGTATCGGCAGTCCGCCAAAGAAAGCTGCTCATTAAAAAGAAACACTGTGTCGGAGGTTTTTCCGCTTTCGGCAAGGATTGCCGGAAGCGGAAAAACGAAGCCTTTTGAAAAGAGGCGGAGCAGATACAAGGAGACAGCCGAAAATAAAGCGGAGGCGTATCGGGTATACGTCGAGCATTTATTTTCGGCGTGCGACGCCGTAGATGCCCGCATATTTTCAAAAGGGGACGGGAACATGACACGTAAGATGAGCACCACGAACCTCCCCGGCGCCCGCGGTAACGCCTACCCGAAAGCAGAGCTTGACTATGAGCTCACCTACGAGTACGACCCTGCTTACGCACACCGGCTTGTACACGCAGGAAACCGCTACTACCGCTATGATGCGAACGGCAACATAACGGCAGAAAAAGACGGGCCGTTTACCGAGGAGGATGAGTTTGTCTTTACCTACAACTACGACCCCGACACCGACGTCTACGGCACCGACTACGGCTTCGGCCTTGACGCCCCGAAGGAGACGGAAGAGAGTCATCCTGAAAACCTATTCGCGTACCGCCGTAACTACACATGGAATGAAAAGAACTTACTCACTAAATCGAGCGACCGCAGCTACACCGTGCACTACCGCTACGGTGAGGACGGACAGAGAGCCTTAAAGTATACGGAAGAGGGACGTTCTGAAACGCTGTATTTCAATAACTTCTACACGATACACATCCCTGTGCAGGATAAGAATAACCCGCAAGGCTTGAGAGTACATAAGCACATCTTTGTAGGTAACTCACGGCTTGTTACCGCAATGACCCACACCGATAACAACGGAGACAATGCCGAGCAGCGGGAGAAACGGTATTACTACCACTCAGACCACTTAGGAAGCGCACAATTCGTAACAGACTGGCGAGGCAGGCAATACGAGCACATCGAGTACACCCCCTACGGAGAATTATGGATAGAGGAGGTATCCGCAGGCTTAGATAAGCTGCCGTTTAGGTTTACCGGTAAGGAGATGGATGAAGAGACGGGCTTATACTATTACGGCGCGCGCTACCTTGACCCGAAGTATTCAAGGTGGCTGAGCGGGGATCCGGCATTAAGTGAGTACATTCCAAAAGCCCCGATAGACGACGAAGCCAAGAAGCACAACGAGAATTTACCCGGTATGGGCGGGGTGTTTAATGTGGTGAATCTACATCTATACCACTACGCGGGGAATAATCCGGTGAAGTATACTGACCCGGATGGGAAGAGCCCGTTAAGTTTATTAATTCCGAATCCGGAAAAGATTTCTAAAGAAGATGCAAGGAAATGGATAGATGATAATGTTTGTACAAATAATTTTGGTTTCTTAATATGCCAAGATATGTATACGAAATCTTTTAGAGGTGATACTTCTGATTATGTAAAAGGAAAAGATACATATATTGCTACAGCGATGCGAAATGATACCGATGCTTATGCGAATAAAATAATTAAAACACGATTGAAAGCCGGTATAACGGAAGGTTCTGGTGGTACAACATCTTGGACAAAAAATGATTTAAAATTGTCCGTGGGCTCTTGTGGTTTTTCTTGGAAATTAGATTCTTATGACGAGAAAAATAAAATCGCCACTGTGACGGTTACCGTTACAGACATTTTTGATTTTAACAAAGATGATAAAGGTAATAGAGATGCTGATGCTGAAAAATTGACGGCATTAGGGAGGAAAGCAGAATTATCATCTTATAATGTGGAAGTTACGTATGAACTGCAGATAAAAGTAAGTATACCTTTAACTGAGGAGAAATAA